The Novosphingobium terrae genome has a window encoding:
- a CDS encoding ParD-like family protein — protein MGIVKIDDQLHEDIRRASAVMCRSINAQAEFWMKMGMLAEAHPTLTFQDIVKIQLEQANITLPSPDAVAA, from the coding sequence ATGGGCATAGTCAAGATCGACGACCAGCTTCACGAGGACATCCGCCGCGCCAGCGCGGTGATGTGCCGCTCGATCAATGCGCAGGCGGAATTCTGGATGAAGATGGGGATGCTGGCGGAGGCCCACCCTACCCTCACGTTTCAGGACATCGTCAAGATCCAGTTGGAACAGGCAAACATCACTCTGCCCTCCCCGGATGCAGTGGCGGCCTGA
- the cobT gene encoding nicotinate-nucleotide--dimethylbenzimidazole phosphoribosyltransferase, whose product MFSHLAEVADFARNAPRFDEAAAQAARVRQNSLTKPPGSLGRLEEIAEFMAGWRGTARPVINHAQALVFAGNHGVCVHGVSPYPSEVTVQMVANFEHGGAAINQLCRASGADLSVIALDLDRPTADFTQGPAMSEADTLSAMARGAEAVNPAADVLVLGEMGIGNSTIAAALACSLFGGEPADWVGPGTGADSAGMQRKAQVIAQGLARHGDARGMQRLAALGGREQAAICGAVLAARAKRIPVILDGFICTAAAAVLHGVSPDLLDHCLIGHASAEPGHRRLLSALNKRAVLEFDMRLGEGSGAALALGIVRAALECHNGMATFGEAGVSEA is encoded by the coding sequence ATGTTTTCCCATCTTGCCGAAGTTGCCGATTTCGCCCGTAATGCCCCCCGTTTCGACGAGGCTGCCGCTCAGGCCGCCCGCGTGCGGCAGAACAGCCTGACCAAGCCTCCCGGCTCGCTGGGGCGTCTGGAAGAGATCGCGGAATTTATGGCCGGTTGGCGCGGCACGGCGCGTCCGGTGATTAACCATGCTCAGGCGCTGGTGTTTGCGGGCAATCATGGGGTCTGCGTCCATGGCGTCAGCCCCTATCCCAGCGAGGTGACCGTGCAGATGGTCGCCAATTTCGAGCATGGCGGGGCGGCGATTAACCAATTGTGCCGGGCTTCGGGCGCCGATCTTTCGGTGATCGCCCTCGATCTGGACCGCCCGACCGCGGACTTCACCCAAGGTCCCGCCATGAGCGAGGCTGATACGCTGTCCGCCATGGCGCGGGGTGCGGAGGCGGTGAACCCAGCGGCGGATGTTCTGGTGCTGGGCGAGATGGGCATCGGCAACTCGACCATTGCTGCTGCACTGGCCTGCTCTCTGTTCGGCGGCGAACCGGCGGATTGGGTTGGCCCCGGCACCGGCGCTGACAGCGCAGGCATGCAACGCAAAGCTCAGGTGATCGCGCAAGGGTTGGCACGCCATGGCGATGCGCGGGGCATGCAGCGTCTGGCGGCGCTAGGCGGGCGCGAGCAGGCGGCAATCTGTGGCGCGGTGCTGGCAGCGCGCGCCAAGCGTATCCCGGTGATCCTCGACGGCTTTATCTGCACGGCGGCGGCGGCGGTGCTGCATGGCGTGTCGCCTGACCTGCTCGACCATTGCCTGATCGGCCATGCCAGTGCTGAGCCAGGCCATCGGCGCCTGCTCTCGGCGCTGAACAAGCGCGCGGTGCTGGAGTTCGATATGCGTCTGGGTGAGGGCTCTGGCGCCGCGCTGGCGCTGGGCATCGTGCGCGCGGCGCTGGAATGCCACAATGGCATGGCCACCTTCGGCGAGGCCGGGGTGAGCGAGGCGTGA
- the cobW gene encoding cobalamin biosynthesis protein CobW: protein MSLEKIPVTIVTGFLGSGKTTLIRHLLQNPGGRRLAVLVNEFGTVGVDGEILKACADENCPESAILELANGCICCTVADDFIPTVEKLLALPQKPDHILIETSGLALPKPLLKAFDWPAIRSRITVDGVIALADAEAVAAGRFAPDVAAVDAQRAADDSLDHETPLSEVFEDQLACADIVLLTKADLVDAATLDAARAVIAAEAPRPLPMLPVTDGVIDPAVILGLNAAAEDDLAARPSHHDGEDDHEHEDFDSTIITLPEVSDPEALTQAIQRLAREQAILRVKGFVAVQGKPMRLLVQAVGERVRHQYDQPWGQRPRVTQLVVIAEHDHLDPAAVRAVLDTVLAPA from the coding sequence ATGTCGCTCGAAAAAATCCCCGTCACCATCGTCACCGGCTTTCTGGGCTCGGGCAAGACCACGCTGATCCGTCACCTGCTTCAGAACCCGGGCGGACGCCGCCTAGCGGTGCTGGTCAATGAGTTTGGCACGGTGGGCGTCGATGGTGAAATCCTGAAGGCCTGCGCCGACGAGAACTGCCCCGAAAGCGCGATCCTCGAACTGGCCAATGGCTGCATCTGCTGCACCGTGGCCGATGATTTCATCCCGACGGTCGAAAAGCTGCTGGCCCTGCCCCAGAAGCCCGACCATATCCTGATCGAGACCTCCGGCCTCGCGCTGCCCAAGCCGCTGCTAAAAGCCTTCGACTGGCCCGCGATCCGCAGCCGCATCACGGTGGATGGCGTGATCGCGCTGGCCGATGCCGAGGCTGTGGCCGCTGGCCGCTTCGCCCCCGATGTGGCGGCGGTAGACGCGCAGCGTGCAGCTGACGACAGTCTTGACCATGAAACCCCGCTCTCGGAAGTGTTCGAGGATCAGCTGGCCTGCGCCGACATCGTGCTGCTGACCAAGGCCGATCTGGTCGACGCCGCCACGCTGGACGCCGCCCGCGCCGTCATCGCCGCCGAGGCCCCGCGCCCGCTGCCCATGCTGCCCGTCACCGATGGCGTGATCGATCCTGCCGTGATCCTCGGCCTCAACGCCGCTGCCGAGGACGATCTGGCCGCCCGCCCCAGCCACCACGATGGCGAGGACGACCACGAACACGAGGATTTCGACAGCACCATCATCACCCTGCCCGAAGTCAGCGACCCCGAAGCCCTGACGCAGGCCATCCAGCGCCTCGCCCGCGAGCAGGCGATCCTGCGCGTGAAGGGCTTCGTGGCGGTGCAGGGCAAGCCGATGCGCCTGCTGGTGCAGGCCGTGGGCGAGCGTGTGCGCCACCAGTACGACCAGCCCTGGGGCCAGCGCCCGCGCGTCACCCAGCTGGTGGTGATCGCCGAGCATGACCACCTCGATCCTGCCGCCGTCCGTGCCGTGCTGGACACGGTGCTGGCCCCCGCCTAA
- the bluB gene encoding 5,6-dimethylbenzimidazole synthase — MDFTKEDAVTLERIMRWRRDVRHFREDALDEAQIERLQQAMDLAPSVGNARPWRVIRVEDAGLRHAVHDNFLESNALAAQGYEGERLSEYNRLKLAGLDKAPLQLAVFTVNDPAEGHGLGRSSMPATLQASTAMAIHTLWLAARADNLGLGMVSILDPLAIERLLEVPEDWAFSAYLCVGHPEFTDDTPLLHRAGWQENHSHEWLRR; from the coding sequence ATGGATTTCACCAAGGAGGATGCCGTCACGCTGGAGCGCATCATGCGCTGGCGTCGCGACGTGCGCCATTTCCGCGAGGATGCGCTGGATGAGGCTCAGATCGAGCGCTTGCAGCAGGCGATGGATCTGGCGCCATCTGTGGGCAATGCGCGCCCCTGGCGGGTGATCCGGGTGGAGGATGCCGGGCTGCGCCACGCCGTCCATGACAATTTTCTGGAGAGTAATGCTCTGGCCGCGCAAGGCTATGAGGGTGAGCGCCTGTCCGAGTACAATCGCCTCAAGCTGGCGGGGCTGGACAAGGCGCCGCTGCAACTGGCCGTGTTCACGGTGAACGATCCGGCAGAGGGCCATGGGTTGGGCCGCAGCAGCATGCCCGCCACCTTGCAGGCCTCGACAGCGATGGCGATCCATACGCTGTGGCTGGCGGCACGGGCGGACAATCTGGGGCTGGGGATGGTTTCCATCCTCGACCCTCTGGCGATCGAGCGCTTGCTGGAGGTTCCCGAGGACTGGGCCTTTTCGGCTTATCTCTGCGTCGGCCATCCGGAATTTACCGACGACACGCCGCTGCTGCACCGTGCGGGCTGGCAGGAAAACCACAGCCATGAATGGCTGCGGCGTTAA
- the map gene encoding type I methionyl aminopeptidase, which translates to MVKTAEELALMRISGRLLARVFEMLDTLDLAGRSTMEVNDLVEHFITVDLESRPASKGQYGFKYVLNCSINHVVCHGVPDEEAIIRDGDIINLDITLEKNGFIADSSKTYMVGEVNPAARRLVRVAQEAMWQGIRQVRPGATLGDIGHAIERHAKKHGYTVVREYCGHGIGREMHEEPNILNYGRPGTGQKLKEGMVFTIEPMVNQGSRMVETEDDGWTVVTRDNKLSAQFEHTVAVTSSGVEVLTLRADGQ; encoded by the coding sequence ATGGTCAAGACTGCGGAAGAATTGGCGCTGATGCGGATCTCTGGCCGCCTGCTGGCCCGCGTTTTCGAGATGCTCGATACGCTGGATCTGGCGGGTCGCTCCACCATGGAGGTCAACGATCTGGTCGAACACTTTATCACCGTCGATCTGGAGTCGCGCCCGGCCAGCAAGGGGCAATATGGCTTCAAATATGTGCTGAACTGCTCGATCAACCATGTGGTCTGCCATGGCGTGCCCGACGAAGAGGCGATCATCCGCGACGGTGACATCATAAACCTCGACATCACGCTGGAAAAGAACGGCTTTATCGCCGATTCCAGCAAGACCTATATGGTGGGCGAGGTCAACCCGGCCGCGCGCCGTCTGGTGCGTGTGGCGCAGGAGGCGATGTGGCAAGGCATCCGTCAGGTTCGCCCCGGCGCCACGCTGGGCGATATCGGCCATGCTATCGAGCGACATGCCAAAAAGCACGGCTATACGGTGGTGCGCGAATATTGCGGCCACGGCATCGGGCGCGAGATGCATGAGGAGCCCAATATCCTTAACTACGGCCGCCCGGGCACGGGTCAGAAGCTGAAGGAAGGCATGGTCTTCACCATCGAGCCCATGGTTAATCAGGGCAGCCGCATGGTCGAAACCGAGGACGACGGCTGGACGGTGGTGACCAGAGACAACAAGCTCTCGGCCCAGTTCGAGCACACCGTGGCGGTGACGAGTTCAGGCGTCGAGGTGCTGACCCTGCGCGCTGACGGTCAATGA
- the cobO gene encoding cob(I)yrinic acid a,c-diamide adenosyltransferase, with protein sequence MTADATTQTPDADFDRHNAKMAKKKASRDKIMASKQGEKGLVIVHTGTGKGKSSSGFGMILRCIAHGMPSAVVQFIKGAWDTGERRLIEQNFPDLCQFHAMGEGFTWETQDKARDIAAARKGWEKAKELIRNPEIRMVLLDEINIALRYEYLPLEEVLTFLREEKPEMTHVVLTGRNAAPELIEQADLVTEMTLVKHPFRGGIKAQAGVEF encoded by the coding sequence ATGACCGCCGACGCCACCACCCAGACGCCCGACGCCGACTTTGACCGCCACAACGCCAAGATGGCCAAGAAAAAGGCTTCTCGCGACAAGATCATGGCCAGCAAGCAGGGCGAAAAAGGGCTGGTGATCGTTCATACGGGGACAGGGAAGGGCAAGTCTTCTTCCGGTTTCGGCATGATCCTGCGCTGTATCGCGCATGGCATGCCCAGCGCGGTGGTGCAGTTCATCAAAGGCGCGTGGGACACCGGTGAGCGTCGTCTGATCGAGCAAAATTTCCCCGATCTGTGCCAATTCCACGCCATGGGCGAGGGCTTTACCTGGGAAACGCAGGACAAGGCTCGCGATATCGCCGCCGCGCGCAAGGGCTGGGAGAAGGCCAAGGAGCTGATCCGCAATCCCGAAATCCGCATGGTGCTGCTCGACGAAATCAACATCGCCCTGCGCTATGAGTATCTGCCGCTGGAGGAAGTGCTGACCTTCCTGCGCGAGGAAAAGCCCGAGATGACCCATGTGGTGCTGACGGGCCGCAATGCCGCGCCCGAGCTGATCGAGCAGGCCGATCTGGTCACCGAGATGACGCTGGTGAAGCACCCCTTCCGCGGCGGCATCAAGGCCCAGGCCGGGGTGGAATTCTAA
- a CDS encoding histidine phosphatase family protein produces MASAPAHELLLIRHAPALNGGRLAGRRDVPADLGDGQAVAALRAHLGPVDQVITSPALRCRQTAQAMWADTVMPEDTRLWEQDFGAWEGLPFAEIPDQGALSPAELALLAPPGGESFADLCLRLAPALTEIATLPGRTAIIAHAGTIRAALAMALGTMGGTMGPALAFSIDPLSITRLIPCGQQWAIGGVNQKACP; encoded by the coding sequence TTGGCATCCGCGCCCGCTCACGAATTGCTGTTGATCCGCCATGCCCCCGCCCTGAACGGGGGCCGACTGGCAGGGCGGCGCGACGTGCCCGCCGATCTGGGCGATGGGCAGGCGGTGGCGGCGTTGCGCGCGCATCTGGGGCCGGTGGATCAGGTCATAACCAGCCCCGCTCTGCGTTGCCGCCAGACGGCGCAGGCCATGTGGGCAGACACCGTGATGCCCGAAGATACCCGCCTGTGGGAACAGGATTTCGGGGCATGGGAGGGCCTGCCCTTCGCGGAGATTCCCGACCAAGGCGCTCTGTCTCCTGCAGAGCTGGCCTTGCTTGCCCCACCCGGTGGCGAGAGCTTTGCCGATCTGTGCCTGCGTCTCGCCCCGGCGCTGACAGAAATTGCCACCCTGCCGGGCCGCACCGCCATCATCGCCCATGCCGGCACGATCCGCGCCGCTCTGGCCATGGCATTGGGAACCATGGGGGGAACCATGGGGCCTGCTCTGGCGTTCAGCATCGATCCTTTGTCGATCACGCGGCTGATCCCTTGCGGCCAGCAATGGGCCATCGGTGGCGTCAATCAGAAAGCCTGCCCATGA
- the cbiB gene encoding adenosylcobinamide-phosphate synthase CbiB: MMALHAAQMLIGLALEAMLGWPMVLYRLIGHPVSWLGHLIALGDRHWNDESEDDDTRQSRGTMLALGIILLAGGVAMALSLLLVRDWTGAVVGGILAWPLLAARSLHDHVAAVAEPLAAGDVLRARKAVSMIVGRSPEKLDKAAITRAAAESLAENTSDGVIAPLFWGVLLGLPGIAAYKAINTLDSMIAYRTARHLFFGRTAAKIDDIANWVPARLTGLLYVLASNRPATALRVMLSDARNHRSPNAGWPEAAFAGALGIRLSGPRLYAEGPSEDAWLNGKAPDPQPANLLSGLKLYRRVVVLAALCAATPCVIALWKFQAYAA; encoded by the coding sequence ATGATGGCCCTGCATGCCGCGCAGATGCTGATCGGACTGGCGCTGGAGGCCATGCTGGGCTGGCCGATGGTCCTCTATCGCCTGATCGGCCATCCGGTCAGCTGGCTGGGCCACCTGATCGCTCTGGGCGACCGGCACTGGAACGATGAAAGCGAGGATGACGACACGCGCCAGTCCAGAGGCACCATGCTGGCGCTGGGCATCATCCTGCTGGCCGGAGGCGTGGCCATGGCGCTCTCCCTGCTGCTGGTGCGTGACTGGACGGGCGCGGTGGTGGGCGGCATTCTGGCCTGGCCGCTGCTGGCGGCGCGCTCGCTGCATGACCATGTCGCCGCCGTGGCCGAGCCTCTGGCCGCAGGAGATGTGCTGCGTGCGCGCAAAGCGGTCTCGATGATCGTCGGACGCTCTCCTGAAAAGCTCGACAAGGCCGCCATCACGCGGGCTGCCGCCGAAAGTCTGGCGGAAAACACCTCTGATGGCGTGATTGCCCCGCTGTTCTGGGGCGTGCTGCTGGGGCTGCCCGGGATCGCGGCCTATAAGGCGATCAACACGCTGGATTCGATGATCGCCTATCGCACCGCGCGCCACCTGTTCTTTGGCCGCACCGCCGCAAAGATCGACGATATCGCCAACTGGGTCCCCGCACGGCTGACGGGACTGCTCTATGTGCTGGCCAGCAATCGGCCCGCCACCGCCCTGCGGGTGATGCTCTCCGATGCGCGCAACCATCGCTCGCCCAATGCCGGCTGGCCCGAGGCCGCCTTTGCCGGAGCCCTGGGCATTCGCCTCTCGGGCCCTCGCCTCTATGCCGAGGGGCCGAGCGAGGATGCCTGGCTCAATGGCAAAGCCCCCGATCCCCAGCCTGCCAATCTGCTTTCGGGGCTGAAACTCTATCGCCGTGTTGTGGTGCTGGCAGCACTCTGCGCGGCCACGCCCTGCGTGATCGCCTTGTGGAAGTTCCAAGCCTATGCAGCGTGA
- a CDS encoding DUF1636 family protein encodes MGQNTVLFVCTTCRAGQTLGEGETVPGALLAQALTAANADGDVEVRPTECLSACTNGCSIALTRPGSWTYVYGRLSDADVPEILAGASAYAQSPDGIVPWRERPIIFRKQSIARIPPLEV; translated from the coding sequence GTGGGCCAGAATACCGTCCTTTTTGTCTGCACCACCTGCCGCGCGGGCCAGACGCTTGGCGAGGGCGAAACCGTGCCCGGCGCTCTGCTGGCGCAGGCGCTGACTGCCGCCAATGCGGATGGCGATGTTGAAGTGCGCCCCACCGAATGCCTTTCGGCCTGCACCAATGGCTGCTCCATCGCGCTGACCCGGCCCGGCAGCTGGACCTATGTCTATGGCCGCCTGTCGGACGCCGATGTGCCCGAAATCCTCGCCGGTGCCAGCGCCTATGCGCAGAGCCCCGACGGCATCGTGCCATGGCGCGAACGCCCGATCATCTTCCGCAAGCAATCCATCGCCCGCATTCCCCCGCTGGAGGTCTGA
- the cobU gene encoding bifunctional adenosylcobinamide kinase/adenosylcobinamide-phosphate guanylyltransferase translates to MARIILVTGGARSGKSAIAEGHALGFTGHATYIATAQAFDAEMEQRIAAHQARRGAEWSNLHAPFDLAEALRNSDHAPCLVDCLTLWLTNMMLAERDWREQGLLEALGARTSPVVLVTNEVGGGIVPDNALARAFRDEAGLLNQRVAAMADEVVLAVCGLPMKVK, encoded by the coding sequence ATGGCGCGGATAATTCTGGTGACCGGTGGCGCCCGCTCCGGTAAAAGCGCCATCGCGGAAGGCCATGCCCTGGGCTTTACCGGCCATGCCACCTATATCGCCACGGCTCAGGCTTTCGACGCGGAAATGGAGCAGCGTATCGCCGCCCATCAGGCGCGGCGCGGGGCCGAATGGAGCAATCTGCACGCCCCTTTCGATCTGGCCGAAGCCTTGCGAAACAGCGATCATGCGCCTTGTCTGGTCGATTGCCTTACGCTGTGGTTAACCAACATGATGCTGGCCGAACGTGATTGGCGAGAGCAAGGCTTGCTGGAGGCTTTGGGCGCCCGCACGTCTCCGGTGGTGCTGGTCACCAATGAGGTGGGCGGCGGCATCGTGCCCGATAATGCTCTGGCCCGCGCCTTTCGTGATGAGGCGGGCTTGCTCAACCAGCGCGTCGCGGCCATGGCCGATGAGGTCGTTCTGGCGGTCTGCGGACTGCCCATGAAGGTGAAGTGA
- the cobD gene encoding threonine-phosphate decarboxylase CobD, producing the protein MQRDHGGDLDRARAKRGGDDWIDLSTGINRVPYPVPALAPEAWTALPTANARDRLLQAAARAYRTQAPMVALAGAQAAIQMLPLVLGEAGRTVRILSPTYNEHAACFSTAGFTVEPVDDPAALVGASIAIVVNPNNPDGRLIPPADLLALRKQVGLLVVDESFADPLPDLSLAPHAGEPGLVVLRSFGKFFGLAGVRLGFALGDAAIIARLTAMAGPWPVAGPALEIGAAALGDAAWAQATTERLSQEVPRIDAMAQAYGWALAGGTHLFRLYETPDAAAAQEHLADHRIWSRIFPWSPRLIRLGLPGMECEWLRLAAALER; encoded by the coding sequence ATGCAGCGTGACCATGGCGGCGATCTGGACAGAGCCCGCGCCAAACGCGGCGGCGATGACTGGATCGACCTCTCGACCGGCATCAACCGCGTGCCATACCCCGTGCCTGCTCTTGCGCCCGAAGCATGGACCGCTCTGCCCACCGCCAATGCGCGCGATCGCCTTTTGCAGGCCGCCGCGCGGGCCTATCGCACACAGGCGCCCATGGTGGCGCTGGCAGGCGCGCAGGCCGCGATCCAGATGCTGCCTCTGGTGCTGGGTGAGGCTGGCAGAACGGTGCGTATCCTTTCGCCGACGTACAATGAACATGCCGCCTGTTTCAGCACCGCCGGTTTCACCGTGGAGCCGGTCGATGATCCGGCGGCGCTGGTGGGGGCGTCGATTGCCATCGTGGTCAACCCCAACAACCCCGATGGCCGCCTGATCCCTCCCGCCGACCTTCTGGCCTTGCGCAAACAGGTCGGCCTGCTGGTGGTGGATGAGAGCTTTGCCGATCCCCTGCCCGATCTCTCGCTGGCACCCCATGCCGGGGAGCCCGGGCTGGTGGTGCTGCGCTCCTTCGGCAAGTTCTTCGGGCTGGCGGGCGTGCGGCTGGGTTTTGCGCTTGGCGATGCGGCCATCATCGCGCGTTTGACGGCCATGGCCGGTCCCTGGCCGGTGGCGGGGCCCGCGCTGGAGATCGGTGCCGCCGCGCTGGGCGATGCTGCATGGGCTCAGGCCACCACCGAGCGGCTGTCGCAAGAGGTGCCCCGCATCGATGCCATGGCGCAGGCTTATGGCTGGGCGCTGGCGGGCGGCACGCATCTGTTCCGCCTGTATGAAACGCCCGATGCCGCCGCTGCTCAGGAGCATCTGGCTGATCATCGCATCTGGAGTCGTATCTTTCCCTGGTCTCCCCGCTTGATCCGTCTGGGTCTGCCGGGCATGGAGTGTGAGTGGCTGCGTCTTGCCGCCGCACTCGAACGATAG
- a CDS encoding cobyric acid synthase, producing MPALMIQGTGSNVGKSLLVAGLCRAARRRGLSVAPFKPQNMSNNAAVTADGGEIGRAQALQALACGLAAHTDMNPVLLKPETDVGSQVVVQGKRIATVKAREYAALKPQLMAPVLESFQRLKAAHDLVIVEGAGSPAEVNLRGGDIANMGFACAAQVPVVLAGDIDRGGVIAQLIGTQAVLSPGDAAMVRGFLINKFRGDPSLFDDGYRLIEQRTGWRGFGVLPWFTQAHLLPAEDALDLGHVPSGGRVKVAALALSRIANFDDLDPLAQEPDIDLVMIRPGEAIPGDTKLVILPGSKSTRGDLAFLRAQGWDVDLAAHVRRGGHVLGICGGYQMLGRSISDPQGLEGPAGDMPGLGLLDVETTMQGDKHLTQVQAIHHASGLGVEGYEIHIGVTQGPDRANPFARIAGRPEGAVSADGRIMGSYLHGLFAQDAFRARFIAGLGAKPSNLAYGAGVEATLDALADHLEAHADVTGLLALAE from the coding sequence ATGCCCGCGCTGATGATCCAGGGGACGGGGTCCAATGTCGGCAAGTCCCTGCTGGTGGCGGGGCTGTGCCGGGCGGCGCGTCGGCGAGGGCTAAGTGTTGCGCCTTTCAAGCCGCAGAACATGTCTAACAATGCTGCCGTGACCGCCGATGGTGGCGAGATCGGGCGGGCTCAGGCGTTACAGGCATTGGCCTGCGGGCTGGCGGCACATACCGATATGAACCCGGTGTTGCTCAAGCCTGAGACGGATGTCGGCAGTCAGGTGGTGGTGCAGGGCAAGCGCATCGCCACGGTGAAAGCGCGGGAGTATGCCGCTCTGAAGCCGCAACTGATGGCTCCGGTGCTGGAAAGCTTTCAGCGCCTGAAGGCCGCGCATGATCTGGTCATCGTGGAGGGCGCGGGCAGCCCGGCGGAGGTCAATCTGCGCGGCGGAGACATCGCCAATATGGGCTTTGCCTGCGCGGCACAGGTACCGGTGGTGCTGGCAGGCGATATCGACCGGGGCGGGGTGATTGCCCAGCTTATTGGCACGCAGGCCGTGTTGTCGCCAGGGGATGCGGCGATGGTCCGCGGCTTCCTCATCAACAAGTTTCGTGGCGATCCCTCGCTGTTCGACGATGGCTATCGGCTGATCGAGCAACGCACCGGCTGGCGTGGTTTTGGCGTGCTGCCGTGGTTCACTCAGGCCCATCTGCTGCCTGCCGAGGACGCGCTCGATCTGGGGCATGTCCCTTCGGGTGGACGGGTGAAGGTGGCGGCGCTGGCGCTTTCCCGCATCGCCAATTTCGATGATCTGGACCCGCTGGCTCAGGAGCCGGACATCGATCTCGTGATGATCCGCCCCGGCGAGGCGATCCCCGGCGATACGAAGCTGGTGATCTTGCCCGGCAGCAAAAGCACACGCGGCGATCTGGCGTTTCTGCGCGCTCAGGGCTGGGATGTGGATCTGGCGGCGCATGTGCGGCGCGGCGGGCATGTGCTGGGCATTTGCGGTGGCTATCAGATGCTTGGGCGCTCGATCAGCGATCCGCAAGGGCTGGAAGGCCCGGCCGGAGACATGCCCGGGCTGGGCCTGCTGGATGTGGAGACCACCATGCAGGGCGACAAGCATCTGACGCAGGTTCAGGCCATCCATCACGCCTCCGGGCTGGGCGTGGAAGGCTATGAAATCCATATCGGCGTCACCCAAGGCCCTGACCGGGCCAATCCCTTCGCCAGAATCGCGGGCCGCCCGGAGGGTGCCGTCTCTGCCGACGGGCGGATCATGGGCAGCTATCTCCACGGGCTTTTCGCTCAGGATGCCTTTCGTGCGCGTTTTATCGCGGGTCTGGGCGCGAAACCGTCCAACCTTGCCTATGGCGCGGGGGTGGAAGCCACTCTGGATGCCCTTGCCGATCATCTCGAAGCCCATGCCGATGTGACCGGGCTGCTGGCACTGGCGGAATAG
- a CDS encoding adenosylcobinamide-GDP ribazoletransferase, whose amino-acid sequence MSLLRRRWSEAQVALMLLTRLPAGRLRGDVPTLAQAAWAFPLAGLGGGAIVGGIFALGQALGWPASVAAGVALVAGLLVTGGLHEDGLGDVADGFGGGQTRERKLEIMKDSRLGSYGAIALVMALGLRWLLLAQLGDVWRIVAIAVASRSLLVGALAVMPVARADGLGRSASGVGAVRLVVGLVLGGLALVAGLEFMPGLIVGLVMTGAVTATGLIAWRQIGGQTGDVLGTMQVVGEIAGWLALLSIPA is encoded by the coding sequence GTGAGCCTTTTGCGCCGCCGCTGGTCCGAAGCGCAGGTGGCGCTGATGCTGCTGACGCGCCTGCCAGCCGGTCGGCTGCGCGGAGATGTGCCCACGCTGGCTCAGGCGGCATGGGCCTTTCCGCTGGCCGGGCTGGGGGGGGGGGCAATTGTCGGCGGCATCTTCGCCTTGGGGCAAGCGTTGGGCTGGCCTGCTTCAGTGGCGGCGGGCGTGGCTCTGGTGGCTGGACTGCTGGTCACGGGTGGGCTGCATGAGGACGGGCTGGGCGATGTTGCCGATGGCTTCGGCGGCGGCCAGACCCGTGAGCGCAAGCTAGAAATCATGAAGGACAGCCGCCTCGGCAGCTATGGCGCGATTGCTCTGGTGATGGCGCTGGGGCTGCGGTGGCTGCTGTTGGCGCAATTGGGCGATGTCTGGCGGATCGTGGCTATTGCCGTGGCCAGCCGCTCTTTGCTGGTGGGCGCTTTGGCGGTGATGCCGGTGGCGCGGGCCGATGGGCTGGGGCGTTCGGCCTCTGGTGTCGGTGCGGTACGGCTTGTGGTTGGGCTGGTGTTGGGAGGGCTGGCTCTGGTTGCCGGGCTGGAGTTTATGCCCGGTCTGATCGTCGGGCTGGTGATGACCGGCGCAGTGACTGCGACCGGCCTGATCGCATGGCGCCAGATCGGCGGGCAGACCGGCGATGTGCTGGGCACCATGCAGGTGGTGGGCGAAATTGCGGGCTGGCTGGCCCTGCTGTCGATACCCGCCTGA